One Synechococcus sp. JA-2-3B'a(2-13) genomic window carries:
- a CDS encoding nitrogen fixation protein NifZ produces MSDELELDRPPQFELGDKVRIRKVIRNDGTFFGQPVGKILAVPGDEGYVISIGTFLQRFYVYAVHCLAKGLVVGCRAQELELVEKGL; encoded by the coding sequence ATGAGCGACGAACTGGAGCTGGATCGCCCTCCCCAATTTGAGCTGGGCGACAAAGTCCGCATCCGTAAGGTCATCCGCAACGATGGCACCTTCTTCGGCCAGCCGGTGGGGAAAATCTTGGCCGTTCCGGGCGACGAAGGTTACGTGATTTCCATTGGCACCTTTCTACAACGGTTTTACGTCTATGCCGTCCACTGCTTGGCCAAAGGCTTGGTGGTGGGGTGCCGTGCCCAAGAGCTGGAACTTGTGGAGAAAGGGCTATGA
- the nifT gene encoding putative nitrogen fixation protein NifT has product MKVILHESAYGHLMVYVPKKDLEESVVATRSEAGETIFTLSNGWELSIPELPEPLSLPKTVEAKRL; this is encoded by the coding sequence ATGAAAGTCATCCTGCACGAAAGTGCCTACGGGCATTTGATGGTCTACGTTCCCAAAAAAGATCTGGAAGAATCGGTTGTGGCCACCCGTTCAGAGGCCGGGGAAACCATTTTCACCTTGAGCAACGGTTGGGAATTGTCCATCCCGGAGCTGCCGGAGCCTTTGTCTCTGCCCAAGACGGTAGAGGCCAAACGCCTCTAG
- a CDS encoding L-lactate MFS transporter, with the protein MGTVYSWSIFRKPLETELGIGASESLLPYTVALVFYATLMPITGFVIPRWGSRRVLALGGSLVGLGYGLASFAPSIGWITLCYGVIAGSGVGVAYGVPMAVAARWFPDCKGLAVGSTIVGFGLSPLLTAPLANCLIEALGARPTLLILGILFAAVILGIATQLRFPPPDWIPSSPFPRKSTNGPDRSPLTSRRSLPLLRNPSFYGLWICYAIGTLIGLSAIGISGPVGEELIGLDPPAAANSVALFAIFNGLSRPLFGWLADRLHPHQVTTGSYGLILLACGLMLLPPQGSLLAYWVTFSLLWFCLGGWLAMAPALTLRLFDPERYAQNYGIVFTAYGVGALVGTMIAGQIRDRLGSYSYTFYGMAALAVVGIWVANAFLKEKRKLTRQGSHK; encoded by the coding sequence TTGGGAACCGTCTATTCCTGGAGCATTTTCCGCAAGCCCCTGGAAACAGAGCTGGGGATTGGGGCCAGTGAGAGCCTGCTGCCCTACACGGTTGCCCTCGTGTTCTACGCTACCCTCATGCCCATCACAGGGTTTGTCATCCCCCGCTGGGGATCCCGCCGAGTACTGGCTCTGGGGGGCAGCTTGGTGGGTTTGGGCTATGGGCTGGCTAGCTTTGCCCCTTCTATTGGGTGGATCACCCTCTGCTATGGGGTGATTGCCGGTAGCGGAGTAGGGGTTGCCTATGGGGTGCCGATGGCCGTGGCAGCCCGTTGGTTTCCCGATTGCAAGGGATTGGCCGTGGGATCCACCATTGTCGGCTTTGGCCTATCCCCCCTGCTCACTGCTCCCCTGGCCAACTGCTTGATCGAGGCACTGGGGGCTCGGCCTACGCTGCTGATTTTGGGGATCCTCTTTGCAGCGGTGATCTTGGGGATCGCAACCCAACTGAGATTTCCTCCCCCCGATTGGATCCCTTCCTCACCTTTTCCAAGAAAATCCACGAATGGCCCAGATCGCTCTCCGTTGACTTCTCGGCGCTCTCTCCCTCTGCTGAGAAACCCCTCCTTCTATGGCCTGTGGATCTGCTACGCCATCGGCACTCTGATCGGTTTAAGCGCCATTGGGATTTCTGGTCCTGTGGGGGAAGAGCTGATCGGCCTGGATCCCCCTGCGGCTGCCAACAGCGTGGCTCTCTTCGCCATTTTCAACGGGCTCAGCCGTCCTCTGTTTGGCTGGTTGGCCGATCGATTACATCCCCATCAGGTCACTACGGGCTCCTATGGGCTGATCCTGCTGGCCTGTGGGCTAATGCTCCTGCCTCCTCAGGGATCCCTTCTGGCCTACTGGGTAACTTTTTCCTTGCTTTGGTTTTGCCTGGGGGGGTGGCTGGCCATGGCTCCCGCCCTGACCCTGCGCTTGTTTGATCCCGAACGCTACGCCCAGAACTACGGCATTGTGTTTACCGCCTATGGAGTTGGGGCCTTGGTGGGAACGATGATCGCGGGGCAAATTCGCGATAGGCTGGGCAGCTATAGCTATACCTTTTATGGGATGGCCGCCTTGGCGGTGGTGGGGATCTGGGTGGCCAACGCTTTTTTGAAGGAGAAGCGGAAGTTAACGCGGCAGGGATCCCATAAGTAG
- a CDS encoding glycosyltransferase 61 family protein, which produces MQFVTLFLIHKDMALNPALPSHLLSSAFLLEDWEQGHYERVTQVLQQQLEQGSPSPELYWELGAAYLLLGRELEAQLVWQEGLAMLQAGGVAESEAVYHLLRSLQALAESLWEKGHWPQAAALYRQLLELGDGQLELSSGQALAAHRIGLTQERSRLWAAAAEWFERACQQDPTAAESFWRWGLALMKLGRLREAISPLQEAARLRPEWGDPWVQMGLAWLDLQDPVQAVGCFQAAEARGTGTAQLYSYWAEAEVRLAHPEAAWEKVCRAVAAERNWVQAWCEGSGGESPLRSGLEQACRGEGSARIPDFLYSAWRQRWAPEGVAPPADSFSQSTPPTTDFWPVPTQGYLTTRQWHQATGEGDYQLLDPGGVLCLKAPPAADPAILQKLRPQRIPLAETFVAQIPRGSVHVGHYPRHLYASFASGVLTRRGELLADLSLSLPPPEFLDWDYRPDHLRHHPLLGLPHLPPPIPLDGPVALLPLGAVNYFHWMVDILPALDILQRSGALEKDIPILIHGYQRKPFQVQSLAALGIPAERILSFEQLGGSHLQAQNLIVPSAGAPVGCLTPRGLEVLRQLAQPSLSIDPLQPRRIYISRRSARWRRVINEAEVLACLRPWGFVPVQMETLSLPEQIALMQGAEAVIGIHGAGLTNLAFCPPGTTVIEILPSNAVLPYFWSIAQVAGLRYFPLVAPVCDPALVALLSSPDLDREDAWVRIPDLLNVLEQTGIRG; this is translated from the coding sequence TTGCAGTTTGTAACACTGTTTCTCATCCACAAAGACATGGCTCTCAACCCAGCTCTACCCTCCCATCTGTTGTCTTCCGCTTTTCTCCTTGAGGATTGGGAGCAGGGACATTACGAACGCGTTACCCAGGTTTTACAGCAACAGCTCGAGCAGGGATCCCCCTCTCCAGAGCTGTATTGGGAGCTGGGAGCCGCCTATCTCCTGCTGGGTCGGGAACTGGAGGCGCAGCTGGTGTGGCAAGAGGGCTTGGCAATGCTGCAAGCGGGGGGGGTGGCCGAATCCGAGGCCGTCTACCACCTGCTGAGGAGCTTGCAGGCTTTGGCGGAAAGCCTGTGGGAGAAGGGCCATTGGCCGCAGGCAGCAGCTCTGTATCGGCAGCTTCTGGAGTTGGGGGATGGACAGCTGGAGCTGTCTTCTGGCCAGGCTTTGGCTGCTCACCGCATTGGCCTGACCCAAGAGCGGAGCCGGCTGTGGGCTGCGGCAGCGGAGTGGTTTGAGCGGGCTTGCCAGCAGGATCCGACGGCGGCAGAGAGTTTTTGGCGCTGGGGCTTGGCCCTGATGAAGCTGGGCCGTTTGCGAGAGGCGATTTCCCCTCTGCAGGAGGCTGCGCGGCTGCGCCCTGAGTGGGGGGATCCCTGGGTACAGATGGGCCTGGCGTGGCTGGATCTGCAGGATCCAGTTCAGGCTGTGGGGTGTTTCCAGGCGGCTGAGGCGCGGGGCACCGGGACAGCGCAGCTCTACAGCTACTGGGCGGAAGCGGAAGTGCGGTTGGCTCACCCTGAGGCGGCTTGGGAGAAGGTTTGCCGAGCGGTGGCAGCGGAACGGAATTGGGTGCAGGCGTGGTGCGAGGGCAGCGGCGGAGAAAGCCCTCTGCGATCTGGACTGGAGCAGGCATGCAGGGGAGAGGGATCTGCGAGGATCCCCGATTTCCTGTATTCGGCTTGGCGGCAGCGTTGGGCTCCAGAAGGCGTTGCCCCTCCAGCAGACTCCTTTTCCCAGAGCACTCCCCCTACAACTGACTTCTGGCCAGTGCCAACCCAAGGCTACCTCACCACCCGACAGTGGCATCAGGCCACGGGCGAAGGGGACTACCAACTGCTGGATCCAGGGGGGGTTCTCTGTCTAAAAGCGCCCCCTGCGGCTGATCCCGCCATTTTGCAAAAGCTGCGCCCGCAGCGCATCCCCTTGGCAGAGACCTTTGTCGCCCAGATCCCCCGAGGATCCGTCCACGTGGGCCACTATCCCCGCCACCTCTACGCCAGCTTTGCCAGCGGGGTGCTCACCCGCCGGGGAGAATTGCTCGCCGATCTATCCCTGAGCTTGCCGCCGCCGGAGTTCCTCGACTGGGACTACAGGCCAGATCACCTGCGACACCACCCCCTGCTGGGCTTGCCCCATCTCCCCCCACCGATCCCACTGGATGGCCCCGTTGCCCTTTTGCCCTTGGGGGCAGTTAATTACTTTCACTGGATGGTGGATATTCTGCCGGCCCTCGATATCCTGCAGCGGTCGGGCGCCCTGGAAAAGGACATCCCCATCTTGATCCACGGGTATCAAAGAAAGCCCTTTCAGGTGCAGAGCTTGGCTGCTTTGGGGATCCCAGCCGAGCGCATCCTCAGCTTTGAGCAGTTGGGGGGATCCCATCTGCAAGCCCAGAACCTGATCGTGCCCTCAGCAGGCGCTCCGGTGGGGTGTTTGACGCCTAGGGGATTGGAGGTGCTGCGGCAACTGGCCCAGCCGAGTTTATCCATTGACCCCTTACAACCGCGGCGGATTTACATCAGCCGTCGCTCTGCCCGCTGGCGGCGGGTGATCAACGAAGCGGAGGTGCTGGCCTGCTTGCGCCCCTGGGGATTTGTACCGGTGCAGATGGAAACCCTCTCTCTTCCCGAGCAAATAGCCCTAATGCAAGGGGCAGAGGCAGTGATCGGGATCCACGGGGCGGGCCTGACCAACCTCGCCTTTTGTCCACCCGGCACCACCGTCATCGAGATCTTGCCCAGCAATGCAGTGCTTCCCTATTTTTGGAGTATTGCTCAGGTGGCAGGGTTAAGGTATTTCCCCTTGGTGGCGCCTGTTTGCGATCCGGCTTTGGTGGCTCTTCTTTCCAGCCCCGATTTGGATCGAGAAGATGCCTGGGTTCGGATCCCGGACTTGCTGAATGTGCTGGAACAGACAGGGATCAGGGGATAA
- a CDS encoding phycobilisome rod-core linker polypeptide has protein sequence MGINVSAGAVVSNPRLYQTVPVSTISQAEQQDRYLGRTELDRLEDFFSSGLKRLEIAEVIAANSEIIVSRAANRIFTGGSPMAYLERPEATQDEKEAFKLGTAFYVESTGGFIEAIRNIFSASGVEIPPNFRPINISRYGAANMRKSLRDLSWFLRYVTYALVAGDPSIIAVNTRGLREIIENACSAEATIVAIQEMKRAAAGYFRKDAEAVAIINQYFDVLLSEFIAPAPSDKLRQRNASTADGIPLQGLQLPQIYNLAAEKVPVFAMKPGLSNAEKEEVIKAAYRQVFERDIRRAYGLKLSDLESKVKNGEISMKEFIRRLGKSELYRKQFYEPYINSRVVELAFRHFLGRAPETREEVQTYFSIISSKGLAGLVDALVDSREYGDYFGEETVPYLRKLGVEAQTSANWGAKFDLYNYAAPRRKVPQFITLFARYNRPLPDQHAYGSGNDPLEIQFGAIFPKETRSLSARPAPFNKDVKRILIRRGFALTNERTNPRAAGDPGSLGPKVFKLTQTPGDRSRRLGVRAGIVGSEVSTQAVIRACYQQVYGYMPYEGQRLTRWEIKLESGEIPVKEFIRQLAKSDLFRNKYWSSLYVCKAIEFIHRKLLGRPTYGRQEMNRLFDIASKQGFYAVVDAILDGEEYQQVFGEDIVPYERYLTPGGLALRRMRPGSTDMAVTKPIRTDDDIPLFVKLGQPRDMPSGELEIQRRAQQGVPKVRQEIPVFKLTSLANKAEVNNLIRAAYRQVFERDMDIYNISAELSSAESKLRNGEITVKEFIEALGCSELYRSEFYAPYPNTKVIELGTKHFLGRAPLNQQEIRKYNQILATQGVKAFVRALLNTQEYRDLFGEDTVPYRRFPTLPAANFPNTQELYGRLTKQNRELVVPSFSPVGNDRS, from the coding sequence ATGGGTATCAACGTATCCGCTGGCGCAGTCGTTTCCAACCCCCGTCTCTACCAAACCGTGCCTGTATCGACCATCTCCCAGGCGGAACAGCAGGATCGCTATCTGGGACGCACCGAGCTGGATCGCCTCGAGGACTTTTTCTCCAGCGGCCTGAAACGGCTAGAGATTGCCGAGGTCATTGCGGCCAATTCGGAAATCATCGTCAGCCGGGCAGCCAACCGCATCTTCACAGGGGGCTCGCCCATGGCCTATCTGGAGCGGCCAGAAGCGACCCAAGACGAGAAAGAAGCCTTCAAGCTGGGTACTGCCTTCTACGTGGAATCCACCGGCGGATTCATTGAGGCCATCCGCAACATCTTTAGCGCCAGCGGTGTGGAGATTCCCCCCAATTTCCGCCCCATCAACATCTCCCGCTACGGAGCTGCCAACATGCGCAAATCGCTACGGGATCTGAGCTGGTTTTTGCGCTACGTTACCTACGCCCTGGTGGCCGGGGATCCCAGTATCATCGCCGTCAACACGCGCGGCCTGCGGGAGATCATCGAAAATGCCTGCTCCGCCGAGGCCACCATTGTCGCCATTCAAGAGATGAAGCGGGCAGCGGCTGGCTACTTCCGCAAAGATGCCGAAGCAGTTGCCATCATCAACCAATACTTCGATGTTTTGCTGAGCGAGTTCATCGCTCCCGCCCCTTCCGACAAGCTGCGGCAGCGCAATGCCAGCACCGCCGACGGGATCCCTCTGCAAGGGCTGCAGCTACCCCAGATCTACAACTTGGCTGCCGAAAAAGTTCCCGTTTTTGCCATGAAGCCGGGGCTGTCCAACGCCGAGAAAGAAGAAGTCATCAAGGCCGCCTACCGGCAGGTGTTTGAGCGGGATATCCGCCGCGCCTACGGCCTCAAGCTTTCCGACCTGGAGTCGAAGGTGAAAAACGGCGAGATCTCCATGAAGGAGTTCATTCGCCGCCTGGGCAAATCGGAGCTGTATCGCAAGCAGTTCTACGAGCCTTACATCAACAGCCGCGTCGTGGAGCTGGCCTTCCGCCACTTCCTGGGGCGGGCTCCCGAAACCCGCGAGGAAGTGCAGACCTACTTCTCCATCATCTCCAGCAAGGGTCTGGCTGGCCTGGTGGACGCGCTGGTGGATAGCCGCGAGTACGGAGACTACTTCGGCGAAGAGACGGTACCCTACCTGCGCAAGCTGGGGGTAGAAGCGCAAACCAGCGCCAACTGGGGGGCCAAATTCGACCTCTACAACTACGCTGCCCCCCGCCGCAAGGTGCCCCAGTTCATTACCCTCTTTGCCCGCTACAACCGGCCCCTGCCGGATCAGCATGCCTATGGCTCCGGCAATGACCCGCTGGAGATCCAATTTGGGGCCATCTTCCCCAAGGAAACCCGTTCCCTCAGCGCCCGCCCTGCTCCCTTCAACAAAGATGTCAAGCGCATCCTCATCCGGCGCGGCTTTGCCCTGACCAACGAGCGCACCAATCCCAGAGCAGCAGGGGATCCCGGCAGCCTTGGCCCCAAAGTCTTCAAGCTCACCCAAACTCCCGGCGATCGCAGCCGGCGGCTAGGGGTGCGGGCGGGGATTGTTGGCAGCGAAGTCTCGACGCAAGCGGTGATCCGCGCCTGCTACCAGCAGGTGTACGGTTACATGCCCTACGAAGGCCAACGGCTAACCCGTTGGGAGATCAAGCTGGAGTCGGGGGAAATTCCCGTCAAAGAGTTTATTCGCCAACTGGCCAAGTCGGATCTCTTCCGCAACAAGTACTGGTCCAGCTTGTATGTCTGCAAAGCCATCGAGTTCATCCACCGCAAGCTACTGGGCCGACCCACCTACGGACGGCAAGAGATGAACCGCCTGTTTGACATTGCCTCCAAGCAGGGGTTCTACGCGGTGGTGGATGCCATCTTGGACGGCGAGGAGTACCAGCAGGTCTTCGGGGAAGATATCGTGCCCTACGAGCGCTACCTCACCCCCGGCGGCCTGGCGCTGCGGCGGATGCGCCCCGGCTCCACCGACATGGCAGTGACCAAGCCCATTCGCACCGACGACGACATCCCTCTCTTTGTCAAGTTGGGTCAGCCTCGGGATATGCCTTCCGGCGAGCTGGAAATCCAGCGGCGGGCCCAGCAGGGGGTGCCCAAGGTACGCCAAGAGATCCCTGTCTTCAAGCTCACCAGCCTGGCCAACAAAGCGGAAGTCAACAACCTCATCCGCGCCGCCTACCGGCAGGTCTTCGAGCGGGATATGGACATCTACAACATCAGCGCCGAGCTCAGCTCTGCCGAGTCCAAGCTGCGCAACGGCGAGATCACCGTCAAGGAGTTCATCGAGGCCCTGGGGTGTTCCGAGCTGTACCGCTCCGAGTTCTATGCCCCCTATCCCAACACCAAGGTGATCGAGCTGGGCACCAAGCACTTCCTGGGCCGTGCTCCTCTCAACCAGCAGGAGATCCGCAAGTACAACCAGATCTTGGCCACCCAGGGGGTGAAAGCCTTTGTGCGCGCCCTGCTGAACACCCAGGAGTATCGGGATCTCTTCGGCGAGGACACAGTGCCCTATCGCCGCTTCCCCACCTTGCCGGCGGCCAACTTCCCCAACACGCAGGAGCTGTACGGTCGTCTCACCAAGCAAAACCGCGAGCTGGTGGTGCCCAGCTTCAGCCCTGTGGGCAATGACCGTAGCTAG
- the ruvB gene encoding Holliday junction branch migration DNA helicase RuvB, with the protein MAIISSRDTGQNAEGPKRRQQKSSAWRKEVRELSFAGERGADPSALLQPQAHPGEAQEESLRPRTLAEYIGQTELKEVLSIAIAAARARQEPLDHLLFYGPPGLGKTTVAAVLAAEMGSQFYMTTAPALESPRDIAGYLVRLKRGDVLFIDEIHRLPKVTEELLYPAMEDFRLDITIGKGRSARITSLPLERFTLIGATTRIGALTSPLRDRFGHVQRLRFYEPHELVQIVLRTARLLNVSTDPEGAAEIARRSRGTPRIANRLFKRVRDYAQVRGDGHISQEVAAAALELFQVDPMGLDWIDRKLLTVLVEQFGGGPVGLETMAAVTGEDPQTIEEVYEPYLLQIGYLQRTPRGRVVTPAALRHLGYEAQSPLPLWS; encoded by the coding sequence ATGGCAATCATTTCTTCTCGGGATACAGGCCAGAACGCTGAGGGCCCCAAGCGGCGGCAGCAAAAGTCTTCAGCCTGGAGAAAAGAAGTCAGAGAGTTGAGCTTTGCTGGGGAAAGGGGAGCGGATCCCTCTGCCCTGTTGCAGCCGCAAGCCCACCCTGGCGAAGCCCAGGAAGAATCCCTGCGCCCGCGCACCCTAGCGGAATATATTGGCCAGACGGAACTTAAAGAAGTGCTCTCCATTGCCATTGCGGCGGCCCGCGCTCGCCAAGAGCCTCTGGATCACCTGCTGTTCTACGGCCCGCCTGGTCTAGGCAAAACCACGGTGGCAGCAGTGCTGGCGGCAGAAATGGGATCCCAGTTCTACATGACCACCGCGCCGGCTTTGGAGAGCCCCCGCGACATTGCCGGGTATTTGGTGCGCTTGAAGCGGGGGGATGTGTTGTTTATTGACGAGATCCACCGCCTGCCCAAGGTTACAGAAGAATTGCTCTATCCGGCGATGGAGGATTTTCGTCTTGATATCACCATTGGCAAAGGTCGCTCTGCTCGCATCACCTCTCTGCCCTTGGAACGCTTTACCCTCATCGGGGCCACAACCCGCATTGGCGCCCTCACTTCTCCGCTGCGGGATCGCTTTGGCCACGTGCAACGGCTGCGCTTTTACGAGCCTCACGAGCTGGTGCAGATCGTGCTGCGCACGGCTCGCCTCTTAAATGTCTCCACCGATCCAGAAGGGGCTGCAGAGATCGCCCGCCGTTCTCGGGGCACGCCCCGCATTGCCAACCGCCTGTTCAAGCGGGTGCGAGACTACGCCCAGGTGCGAGGGGATGGCCACATTAGCCAAGAAGTGGCAGCAGCCGCTCTGGAGCTGTTCCAGGTGGATCCCATGGGTTTGGATTGGATCGATCGCAAGCTGCTGACGGTGCTGGTGGAGCAGTTCGGTGGAGGGCCAGTGGGCTTGGAGACGATGGCCGCGGTGACGGGTGAGGATCCCCAAACCATTGAAGAAGTGTATGAGCCTTATCTGCTGCAAATCGGCTACCTGCAGCGCACGCCCCGGGGTCGAGTGGTTACCCCTGCTGCGCTACGGCATTTGGGCTATGAAGCCCAGTCTCCTCTGCCTTTGTGGAGCTAA
- the psbA gene encoding photosystem II q(b) protein, with protein MTTVIQRRSTSNVWEQFCEWVTSTDNRLYIGWFGVLMIPTLLTATTCFIIAFIGAPPVDIDGIREPVSGSLLYGNNIISGAVVPSSAAIGLHFYPIWEAASLDEWLYNGGPYQLIVLHFLIGVFCYMGREWELSYRLGMRPWIAVAYSAPVAAATAVFLIYPIGQGSFSDGMPLGISGTFNFMLVFQAEHNILMHPFHQLGVAGVFGGALFSAMHGSLVTSSLIRETSEEESQNLGYKFGQEEETYNIVAAHGYFGRLIFQYASFNNSRSLHFFLAAWPVIGIWFTALGISIMAFNLNGFNFNQSIVDSNGRVVGTWADVLNRANLGMEVMHERNAHNFPLDLAAVEVAPAVRG; from the coding sequence ATGACTACTGTTATCCAACGTCGCTCAACCAGCAACGTGTGGGAGCAGTTCTGCGAGTGGGTCACCTCCACCGATAACCGCCTTTACATTGGCTGGTTTGGGGTGCTGATGATTCCCACCCTCCTGACTGCCACCACCTGCTTTATCATCGCCTTCATTGGGGCTCCGCCGGTGGACATTGACGGCATCCGCGAGCCCGTTTCTGGTTCCTTGCTGTACGGGAACAACATCATTTCTGGGGCTGTAGTGCCCTCTTCGGCAGCCATTGGCCTGCACTTTTACCCGATTTGGGAAGCCGCCTCACTGGACGAGTGGCTGTACAACGGCGGTCCGTACCAGCTGATTGTGCTGCACTTTTTGATTGGGGTGTTCTGCTACATGGGACGCGAATGGGAGCTGAGCTACCGTTTGGGGATGCGGCCCTGGATTGCGGTGGCTTACTCGGCGCCCGTGGCAGCGGCCACAGCAGTGTTTTTGATTTACCCGATTGGGCAGGGGTCGTTCTCGGATGGGATGCCCCTGGGGATTTCGGGGACCTTCAACTTCATGCTGGTGTTCCAGGCAGAGCACAACATCCTGATGCACCCGTTCCACCAGCTGGGCGTGGCTGGCGTGTTTGGGGGTGCGCTGTTTAGTGCCATGCACGGGTCGTTGGTGACCTCGAGCCTGATTCGGGAGACCTCGGAAGAGGAGTCTCAGAACCTGGGGTACAAGTTTGGGCAAGAGGAAGAGACCTACAACATTGTGGCGGCGCACGGGTATTTTGGCCGGTTGATTTTCCAGTATGCGTCGTTCAACAACAGCCGGAGCCTGCACTTTTTCCTGGCGGCTTGGCCGGTGATTGGGATTTGGTTTACGGCGCTGGGGATCAGCATCATGGCGTTCAACCTGAACGGGTTCAACTTCAACCAGTCGATTGTGGACAGCAACGGTCGAGTGGTTGGGACGTGGGCTGATGTGCTGAACCGTGCCAACCTGGGGATGGAAGTGATGCACGAGCGGAATGCGCACAACTTCCCGCTGGATTTGGCGGCGGTGGAGGTAGCGCCTGCGGTGCGTGGCTGA
- the tsaB gene encoding tRNA (adenosine(37)-N6)-threonylcarbamoyltransferase complex dimerization subunit type 1 TsaB: MSLVRWILGIHTTTPVLGLALLPLEPGLGETRSQSWWLDREMAAQLHPCLKVFLAGQAWSQIAGIAVALGPGSFTGSRLGVSVARLLGQQLGIPVFGYSALAVLARQVWQEQGSPPQPLTVAVQMDAKRGERYGGVYRVTEEGVAAEVADRLWEEEAWQATLRQWPQALSVNAADFVDSAPVVALAELARADFRAGLRPQWQEVLPLYGRQPPIDLRGLNRTPPPQRERSAPSSR; the protein is encoded by the coding sequence ATGTCGCTTGTCCGCTGGATTTTAGGGATCCACACCACCACGCCCGTTTTGGGCCTGGCCCTGCTGCCGTTGGAGCCAGGGTTGGGAGAAACCCGCAGTCAGAGCTGGTGGCTGGATCGGGAGATGGCAGCGCAGTTGCACCCCTGCTTGAAAGTCTTCTTGGCCGGTCAAGCTTGGTCGCAGATAGCTGGGATCGCTGTAGCTTTGGGGCCGGGCAGCTTTACGGGCAGCCGTTTGGGGGTGAGCGTGGCCCGTCTGCTGGGCCAGCAACTGGGCATTCCCGTGTTTGGCTACTCGGCTTTGGCCGTCCTCGCCCGCCAGGTGTGGCAGGAGCAGGGATCCCCGCCCCAGCCCTTGACGGTGGCGGTGCAGATGGACGCCAAACGAGGAGAGCGGTATGGCGGCGTGTATCGGGTGACAGAAGAGGGTGTCGCTGCAGAAGTGGCCGATCGGCTCTGGGAGGAAGAGGCTTGGCAGGCAACTCTCCGACAGTGGCCGCAAGCTCTATCCGTGAATGCCGCCGATTTTGTGGATTCTGCACCTGTGGTGGCGTTGGCAGAATTGGCCCGCGCCGATTTTCGGGCCGGATTGCGCCCTCAGTGGCAGGAGGTGTTGCCCCTCTACGGTCGCCAGCCCCCGATTGATCTCAGAGGGCTGAATCGGACTCCGCCTCCCCAGCGCGAACGGAGTGCCCCATCGTCACGGTAA
- the efp gene encoding elongation factor P, translating into MISSNDLRPGVSVEIDGAPYKVIEFLHVKPGKGAAFVRTKLKNMQTGNVVEKTFRAGETLPAATIEKVEMQYLYAEGNNLVFMDMETYEQAPITAAQIGSAVKYLKENMQVSILRWNGQVIDVELPNTVVLEVVETDPGVKGDTATGGTKPAKLETGAEIQVPLFIKVGERIRVDTRTDTYLGRE; encoded by the coding sequence ATGATCTCAAGCAACGATTTGCGCCCTGGCGTCTCTGTAGAAATTGACGGAGCTCCCTACAAGGTGATCGAGTTCCTGCATGTGAAACCCGGCAAGGGGGCAGCCTTTGTGCGCACTAAGCTCAAAAACATGCAGACTGGCAACGTTGTGGAGAAAACCTTCCGCGCCGGTGAAACCCTGCCCGCAGCCACCATCGAAAAAGTCGAGATGCAGTATCTCTACGCGGAAGGGAACAACTTGGTGTTTATGGACATGGAGACCTATGAGCAGGCTCCAATTACCGCCGCCCAAATTGGCTCCGCCGTGAAATATCTGAAAGAAAACATGCAAGTGTCAATCTTGCGCTGGAATGGGCAGGTGATCGATGTGGAGCTGCCCAACACCGTTGTTCTGGAAGTGGTGGAAACAGATCCAGGGGTGAAAGGAGATACCGCCACTGGGGGAACCAAGCCGGCCAAGCTGGAGACCGGTGCTGAGATCCAGGTGCCTTTGTTCATCAAGGTTGGAGAACGGATTCGGGTCGATACCCGCACCGACACCTATCTGGGCCGGGAGTGA
- the accB gene encoding acetyl-CoA carboxylase biotin carboxyl carrier protein, whose amino-acid sequence MDVVNWQEIRLLLAALQESDVTELTLEFKDFRLTLRKGIPTELSSTPASPVIVSSAPPPAPAEAPPPPTAPKSTPSHWIDVTSPMVGTFYSAPAPGEPDFVRVGQRVNKGQTLCIIEAMKLMNEIEAEAAGVVTEILVSNGQSVEFGQVLMRLDPTA is encoded by the coding sequence TTGGATGTTGTCAATTGGCAGGAAATTCGTCTTCTCCTGGCCGCTCTGCAAGAGAGCGATGTTACCGAGCTAACTCTGGAGTTCAAAGATTTTCGCCTCACCTTGCGCAAAGGGATCCCGACTGAGCTCTCCTCCACCCCCGCCAGTCCGGTTATTGTCTCCTCTGCGCCTCCTCCTGCTCCTGCAGAAGCGCCCCCTCCTCCCACTGCTCCCAAATCCACCCCCAGCCATTGGATAGACGTGACGTCACCAATGGTGGGCACTTTCTACAGCGCCCCAGCTCCAGGTGAACCTGACTTTGTGCGGGTTGGCCAACGGGTGAACAAGGGCCAAACCCTGTGCATCATCGAGGCCATGAAGCTGATGAACGAGATCGAGGCCGAAGCGGCAGGCGTGGTGACCGAGATTTTGGTGAGCAATGGGCAATCGGTGGAGTTTGGGCAGGTGTTGATGCGGTTGGATCCCACGGCTTGA